CTCCCTCCTctcaaaaaccctaatttttgcacaatcaaaacaaaaagatatcAAAAGAACATGGTGAAATGAGAGCTTAAAGCCTCTCTCTTCTTGCctttgcctttgcctttgcctttgcctttgCCTTTCTCTCAAATGAGTATCATCTCTATGCCCCTAATACCCATCCTTCAACCCTTTATGTAAAGACCCAACAACTAAACATCACAAATTGATACCCCTCATGGCTCACTCTTCCCTTCCAATCTTCTTAGATCCTCCAAATTGGCAACAGGTAACgttttcattcatcttctttcttcaatttcatttgCAAATATACCCTTCAACTCTTTATTAATTACCCAATTGGAAGAACATCAAAAGATGCcacctttcttcttttttttggttctaaTTCTCTTCTTGAATATACCCTttgaatgttttttaaattaacctaatgggttttttttttttgggatttttttgAATCAGCCACCTTCAACAAATGATAATCATCAAGACCCACGTCAACTTCCGGCGTTTttaccaccgccgccgccgcctccgccgTCTACGGCAGCTCAAGGAGGCGGAATTCGGCCGGGTTCTATGGCGTATAGAGCGCGGTTGGCGATGTTACCGCAGCCGGAGGCACTGAAATGCCCTCGTTGTGATTCTACAAACACTAAATTTTGCTATTTCAATAATTACAGCCTTTCTCAGCCGCGCCACTTCTGTAAAGCCTGTCGCCGGTACTGGACCCGCGGCGGCGCTCTTAGAAATGTCCCCGTCGGTGGAGGGTTTCgtaagaacaagaagaagaagaaatctaaCCCTCCTAAGTCCCCCACTGCCTCTCAACCTGAAATGGGTAagcttcaattttatttatttatttataatttaacaatatttCGATCCCGATCTAAAAATTTAAGCTGATAGATTATTCCGagtaaaaaaattcaaccgaagaattataattttctttctcgattaatgaaaatattctcaaaatttattatttaattttttcgaaATTAGCAAAAGTGCACGAATCAAACGATTAATCATAGTCAATAATACACTAATAATTTAAGGTAAATTGTTCGATCGAGCTAATATCAAGGTAAAGATCGAACATTTAGCTCTTTTTGAAATTATCTCAACTATGTTCGAGTCGATCATGATTTCACTCCCGAAcccaaaaattgaaaaagaaaaaaagggttataaaagtatttaatttttaattttataaataaataaacaatttccCATTGTGTTTTTTAAGGTAATTCGAGACCAATAATGTCAAGGAGCTGCAACATTGAGAGCAGCAGTACAATGAGCCATTTCCCACCGTCATTTCCATCTCTCCACCACCATATTTCCCGTTTTGGAGCTGCTGCAAACAGCTCAGCCGTGAACTTCGCCGGAATTCACATGAATTCCGGCAGGGAAATGGAGCAATGGCAGCGATCTCAACAACAGCAGCCATTCTTCGTCGCTGGACTCGAACCCCCagccgccaccgccaccgcatTCCCACAAAACTTCCAAACAgaaggcaacaacaacaacaacagcttCGGCGGTAACCACCTATCACAATCTGGTGGCTTACAGTATAACTGTCATCAACAGCTTCAGAATGTGACACCCTTTTCGAGGATTCcgatgaaaaatgaagaacaaggaATATTATCAAACTTGTTACGACAAGATCAAAACGGGGAGTTTTGGGGAGGTGACCATCAAAATTCATGGACGGATTTGTCGGCGCTTAGCTCTTCTTCAAGCAGCCATCTTTTGtaagaatttttaatataacctttaaaaaaaaaaaaaaaaaaaaaaaaaaaaaaaaaaaaaaaaaaaaNNNNNNNNttaaaaaaaaaaaaaaaaaaaaaaaaaaaaaaaaaacataacataaataatctTAGATCGTGCTGTCTTTTGCcttgtaatgttttttttttctttttctgtcgaattatttgtttaatgtCACATNGTATGAGATGTTTATGGGGTTTTATGATCTGGCTtgcattaatttaattcaatttaaaaatttttggaattgtaatcattaatttaagattaatGTATGAACATCgattaataaagttttttcGACGATTATATTGATATTTTCGTAAGtctataaatttgatattaacATAATGGGTAGAATCGACATTTCCATTATATAGTaagaaaattcacaaaaatttGGTCGTggatgttagacgaacacgactctccacaatggtatgatattgtccactttgagtgtaagttctcatgactttgctttgtgcttcccgaaaggcctcaaaccaatgaagttagtattcctcacttataaacccacgatcattccctaaattagtcgatgtgggacttccatcatccaacagtgGAGAGCTAAATTGGGTTGCATTTAGGTTCTTCAGTTTTCGAACTCAACAATTCTACTCGTGAGTTGTCTCTCTCCCGCCTTCTCCTCGACAACAACCCACCACTGATGTCGGTCGTCAAGGTCTTAAGGCCCATTGGTAGAATCGTAGAACTATGTTATCATTGTTGTAAGTGTTTGTCATGAGATCATCTGGTTGGATATCGatgataaattaaattactataATCTATTAGACAAAACCCATTAGTagttaacattaaaaaaaacgaaaaattgtcgaatttaaaaactaaattaacgTAGAGATTTGGTGGAAGAATTAAGGTGGCCGCCGCCCCTCTCCCGGCGGTTGATTCTTGTCTGAAAAAGCTGTCTGCGAATGGCTTTAACAGCCCACACTCTTTAATGCTCATTTACCTCGGTAAAGAGAAATATCTCCGACTCTTTCTTTTACCATCAATCATTCTTGGTTATAagctcatgatcattccctaaattagccgatgtgtaACTTTCATGAAGGGTAGGATTTTGAGTCGGggaaagaggagaaagaaaacaaaagaaagtaCGAGTGGATGTGAATCGAGTAAATTCTAGAAGAAAATGTGTGTCATCGAGAGGTATTCATGTTGTTgggactaatttagggaatgatcatgagtttataagtaagaaatacatgtGAGGGTTTATATCCAGAGTGGACAATACCATACCGTTGTAACACGTGTATGTTTGGACgtgttattgttattattatgaGGGAAAGAGGGGATAGAATTGGGCAATGggagggaatttgaaagtGCTTtaggaaaggaagaagagcAAAAGCTgcaaagggaaagggaaagggaaagggaaagtgGTTACTGTGTGCgaaaaggaaggaaatgaAAGCAATGAAAGCAACAATTATGGGCACAGAAATTTATGCTCGCTCTTTTCTCCACTGACCCACACGCTTACGCTTaccctctttctttttctttttctttttctttttctttttctttttcttttcccactTTTCTTAACTAATTTCTCTAGTCGGTTCCCGCTAGGGTAAGTAggaggaagatcatgagtttataaataagcaATATTATCTTGTTGGTAtgaaaagcaaagtcacgagagttaaaaagaataatataatatcattgGGGAGGGTTTGTGATTCCGAACACTTCCGTCCcagttaaaaaaagaaaataaagggaaaagaaaaagattattCTCTTCTTATTCCTAGCTGAGCTGGCAAATGTTTTAGTGGTGGATAATGATTTTTTAGACCAAATTTGTTTGTTggattaatattgattttttagaCCAAATTTATCTGTTGGATTAatattatctaatatatttaCTGGCCTACtaagttatttaaaataacacgtttttattaaaagatatattttttttcttagaattgctaattcaaaattaatttaatggtCATTGGTGAAAGTTCATGTGTttgtagtaaaaaaaaaaaaaaaaaaaaaaaaaaaaaaaaaaaaaaaaaaaaaaaaaaaaaaaaaaaaaaaaaaaaNAAACAACAAATTGGATAATAAAATTACgttatattttctcttttaaaaaacaacaaattggaattattttctcttttaaaaaacaacaaattggAATGGAATTCCAATCGTGTTGTGATGGAATATTGATCTTCTAGTCAAATAGTTAAATgaagatgttttaaaaaggtgaaataaagaaaaacccatttaaaaaggaaaaagaaaaaggcaaaagGCAAAagatgatataaaaaaaaaaaagccaaaattacctcctttttttaaaattaaattaattactatTATATTAACTATACAACATTTCAAGATAAAATGTAACCCAATCCCCctctaatttctttaattttaggctcaacttaattaataaactCAATTGCTTTATTAtgtgtttaaataatttacgTAATTCGATAAAAATATCCCAAGAGAAAGGAGGGGGTAAAAGTGGAATCCAGATTTTCTGGTCAACCATGGGATGCGTCGTACATTGACTTGTCCACTCAACAATCGTCTTCAAGCCAATCCCAGAACGACGTGTCGGCACAGCGGTGGGCCGGCGGCTCCCTTTTTCCTTCACCGGCGAGGGCATTTCtagaagcagaagaagaatatACTTAGGAACTaagtgattaaaaaaattaggctAATTTGCCCAAATAAACTGCAGTTTTATAATTCGATTTAGAATCATCAATTTACAACCATCTGAGGGCGAATATCGTTCTACTTTCTAGTAATATGGGCTCTCATGAGTTGTCCTTGGAAGTTAAGTTCCTCTCACACAAATTAAAGGAAggaatttataatttacaaattaaGTTTGGGTGGTGATCTTCCACCTCCATGAACACACAGAGTTGCCTTCCTTGGACGTGTATgatgaaacaaagaaagagaaagaaaggcaACAATGGAAGAGACAATGGGAAGAAAAAACCTGGTTAGCTTTCGACGTTTCCGATTGTGGGAGGTGGCGGTGGTGGTAGCAACAGCCGGGTCTGAACCTCAGCCTCTTTCTGCTGCTCAGTAAACCTGTTTATTTGGTCAAGCAATTGTGTTGCTTTTCGCTTACCTCTATCTGTGCCATTTTCAGCCAAATCTATAAGCAAACTAATCACTCCGAGCTCCTTTGCTTCCACGATATGCCGTTGGTCTCCGGTGCAAATATGCATCAAAACTGCAGCTGCATTTTCTCTGTTCCTAGGGGATCCTGTTCCAATGAGAGCTACTAAAGTGGGGACGGATTCGGCAGCGCCAATGGCAGCCCGACCTTCGGAATTGCTGGCCAGTATGGCTAGAATAGCCAGGGCCTCATCTACCATCCCTATTCTAGATTCTGTCAACAGCTGCATCAATATGGAAACAACACCACCCCTGACTGCCTTTACTTTGTTCCCTTGGTAGAAACATAAGTTGAAAAGAGCGGTTGCAGCGTCCTTCTTCCCCCTCTGAGTACCTTCATTGAGCAGTGCAATAAGTGGTGGAATGGCTCCTGATGCGCCAATCATTACTTTATATTCATCTACAACAGAAAGGCTGAAAAGAGTGGCTGCAGCATTTTCACGTGCTTCCATACTCCCCCACTTCAGCACATGGACTATGCCAGGCGCTGCCCTACAGGACATGATACTTCTCTTATTATTGTCACAAATTGAAAGGTTAAGCAATGCTGTCACGGCATGTTCTTGAGTGAGGGGGTCGGTTGTTGAAAGGAGGTCAACAAGGAGAGGGATTGCACCAGCTTCAGCAATGGCTACACGATTATTTGCATTGCGTTTGGCTAGAAGGCGAATCTCACCCGCAGCAGATCGCTTGTCTTCAATGTTAGCTGATGTGAGTTTGTGGAGTAGAGCTTCATACTTAGAGCGTTCAGCAGGATTTGTAAATTCACTGGGCTGAGAACTGCTGGAACGTTGTGGTGGTTCAATTCCATTGGCCTCGCACCATTGAGCTATGAGACTGCGTAAAACATAATTTGGTGTAAGAATTTTGCTAGTGAGGACTTGTTGAGTTTTTGGGCATGTCGAGTGTCCATCTGCCAGCCACTTCTCAATGAAAGTACGTTCATAGGTctaccagaaaaaaaaaaaaaaaacggagaCTGCATTAGGAATTATTTGCTGCAAGATCAACATGTTAAGTTTTATTCGAAGTAATGAATGCAACGATTAGATAGAAGACTAAATTGTGAGTTTCACATTGAATATCAATGTGTAAGGCAAGTCTAGATAGGATTATGCAGGTTCGTATTCAGGAACCAAATTGAGGATCCCAATAGATAGCAGCTTTACGTCCAACCAGTGAAAAAAATGTGAGTCTGTTTTCTCGATGTTATAATTTTCATCTAGTAGCACCTAGCAGACACTATGTAATTGAGTCCATCTACGTCTCATTTAGTAGATAAGCACCTACTACCTTCCCTAAGGTTAAAGATTTGATCTCCCATCCCTAGgttgttgaactaaaatggaaaaagaaaaaaccccaCATAGTTGGGAATGGAGTATGTGGTAGAAAGCTATTTCATCTGGACAATAAAGATCATAGGGGGAAGAacagggtttttttttaaaaatgtttaggAGCAATCATGTTCTAAAAGAGGTAAGAATCAGGCAACAGAATACGAAGATACCTGTCCGGTGGAGACAATAACAGGATCTTTCATCAAATCCAGGGATATGGGGCACCGAAAGTCTTCAGGTATGTGAAGGGACGATATATCTTTCTTACCAGCAGTCGCTTGTCTACCAGTGCGAGGATGACTTTGTTCTTTAGAAGAAGCGCCAATTTCAGGGTTTTCAGTTAGcataaaatcttttattttcttcaatagTATTGACATTTTCTCAAATCTCCCCCCTGGATCTCCATCACTGGCCGAAACCATTTCATGCAAGGCAAGAGACTCTTGAGTAAGATCATCTACGTTCATCAACTGCAACTTTTCAGCCAGTCCCTTCAAGATAGAAGGATCAGTAGCTAAGTCTTTGCTGTTGTTATAGAGAGTGTGGAGATTAGAATACAGCTCGACATCCTGTGCATCATTCCTTCCTCTAGCTCTTTTGAATTGAGAGAGGACAAGCTCAACCTGGATGCATTAAGAGTTAGACTTACATACACTGGtatataaaacttttattGGGCATTCAAACCTCATGATACTTTTAATTGTCGGCTCCCTTGATAGTTTTGCCGGTACAACTTAGGAAAGTAATACATAAGTTGATGAGAACTCTAAGGTCATACCTAATTGTTAAGCTTCTACTTCCATGGCACACGGTTCAATCGGTAAAGATTCTAAGTTATAATCTTCCAACAATCAAAAGCGGTAGAAAACAAGTCCCATGAGtgaagaaatataatattcttaattttaagcCTCATTTCTAGGATATCATTTCAAAGatattaagaacaaaatgagCGATGATAAATCCTCTACCTGCTCCTTAACTTCATCAGATATGTCAAGATCTACATgtgaaatttcattcaaagctTGCTCTAGTCTTGCTGACAACTCTTGAAATTGATTCAAAAGTTGCTCTCTCTCCAAGGCCTGCAGTTTAAATTGAGAAACAGATTAGAACAAGGGCAgtagaacaaaataataataataatacgtTTATAGAGCATAAAAGGAGAAACTATCTTGATCTACTGTTGAGATTCGTCTCACATCAGTTTTCCCCATATTCTGAAAAACCATGATGgttaattaagaataaatttagaatttaggcGCAACATAAACCATATATTCGCACAATGAAAGATTCAAGTATAGATCACATAGAGTAAGCCCTAGAGAAATCGAAAATTACACCGTAACCGGCATTATTGGTAAATTAATACGTGGTTTACTGCAAAACAAAGGATTCAAACTCGGCTGCTAATTTAGCCCAACGTTTGAACTCCAATTTTCCGAAATCATCGTTCCTAAAATGCAACAATCGCAACATAAATGCCGCCTGATCGAATTAAATTTAGGCATTAGCACGTGTGGCTGAACCAGGATTCTCTTCTAATGGAAGGCGGCCATCAAAACATTATTTCCAAGTGTTGAACCCCAGTTTACGGCCAAATCAAAATGTTGTGTATCGAATACAAATGTTAACGAAGGTAAGTACGCTCAGAAAATCATAATAGCCGATAATCCGCTTTGCCAAACAGATAACCAAAGCAAAGACAGAGAAAATACCAAATCGGAACGAAATCCGCCAATTCAAACCATCGCAGAGCAGAACAGGCCACGCTAATTAAACAAATACCACACAAACAGTAAAGTAAACGCACCAGATAAATCTTGCTCCCCTCCGTCCCAAGTCTAAGCAACTCCTTGGTAGATTCCATAGCTTTCTTCAACGAAACAAGAGCTCCCACGGTATTGTCCGGCAGCGCCTGCTTCATATCCCTCATCTCCTCAAACATTGGGATCAACAGCTTCAGTCGCCTAGCTAGATTACAATACTGCTTTCTGACCGCGTACCTGTAATCTGAGATCAAAGCTACGTCGTTCACCAAGTCGATCAAACTCCGAAAGAAGCCGCCattgttctcctcctccatAATCTCtcaatctaaacaaaaatcTCACAAAATAACCGTCTacaacaaacacaaacaaaaaaaggaaagaaaacgCATCAAATTCTCCAAAATCTTTGCGTGTTCGCCAGCCGAGCCTCGCCGTGATGTTGAAAAAATCTCATCCTAATCGTCCCCGTTGGAGAGAAAGCAGCTTCCATTAGGAAAGACGAAGActcaagaaagagaaaggaagagatgcgggaagagagagagagagcaagaTTTTTTTTCGCTTTTATATTTTCAGTTAAATTACGCGCTTCCTGCAAAAATgaccttaaaaataataataataataaaaaactttaatatatatttaactactGGATGTGTAATTacgtatttaaaatttaaaaattattatttatttatttatttattttcacgaataaatctttaattcataaaaattaaaatgtaataatacaaataaatagatatttaaaaaaaaaattaaaaattatggaatAAATTTATGGGTTAAactttattaatgtttttatttatttattttaattttcgttccttttaagaaattgaaatccGGCGGCTGGTGAAATAGTCAACACAGCAGCCGCCGATGAGTGGGCGTGAATAATGGGAGTCCGGCGGCGCGGCTAATGAATGGGTAAAAGTCGGTTTGGGTGAGGTGGGCTGGGTCGGGTCCAAAtggcaaataaaataattgtggGGGCCATTTTGCAATGCGTTTAACACAATACCTAATTATTATCTGTCCTGAAAAGCAAAGTAATTAGCGACGGCAACAATAATTGAACGTAATTAATTGACTTCCAATTTTAACtgctaattttgttttattttcctctctGTCCCACCGTTGATTCCGGTGACAGGTcgatttaatttatataatatttattagttcGAATTAATTTCTACGgcgatttaaatatttttgttagaaCCCCGATCAATTCGTGActtttataaacaattttgaatacaaaatacaaattgtttattaatattataatgaaaaaacgacataataattttaaattcgaagcaatatttttaatttttaaatttattttgaaaaaaatgcaTACGAACTTTGAAATTgtcctaaaaaaatatttatttaatttaaatacaagATATCGTTGATcattactatttatttaatttcaaatatatggtttaaataatttaaataattaatttttatggcatcaaattttaaattaaaatattaattattggCGTTAAATTTcatcttatttaattaaattaaaaattattttattcgattaaattttaataagcCCAATTGTAATTAGTTAgagcattaaaattttcggtatataaaaatattacaaaccGACGGAAATAAAACAGTGGAATAACAAAAGACAAGTTGATTTGGTCAGAAATGTAATTTCACCTGCAAACAAATCAGACCGGTCCAAGAAACTCGGGGGCCCAATTCCTTGACTATCAAACCTACGCCAtgacttaattttaaaaattgatagaaataaaataaaataatcggACGGCTAGGACCCTCCGAGCTTTGAATAAATCCAAACTCTACACGTGGCATATAGATTTCTCTACCGTCAGATCAACTGCCTAGCCTGGCAAGAATTAAACAAATACACGTGGACCGCAGGCACTTTTGATAGTTGGAAACGTGGCGGAATTTGATTGGTTGGAGGCGAAAGCCTAGGATCAGTCTGATCAAGTTACCCAATCAGGAAAGTCCACCGATTCAACGGTGGGCCCGGAGCGATTTAAAGTCGTTGCCAAACATGTGTCTGGACGCGAAAACAAGGCCTGTATGCCACGTGTAAGGCCGTGATTGTTCGGTCAAAATTctccaaatcaaataaactaaaattaggggtatttaagaaattaataggacaatttattatgtttaagatacaattttagtttatagcgtttatttttatatttatttaattctattaatttttaaatatttgtctaATATATGGTCGacctatttaatattttttttaaatttagtgtaATGTCGAgagttcaaaattatattatatatataaatttatatctatccgaacaattaatttaattttttttttaacatgtcaCCAGATATATTTGAccaaagttaaaatattaaaaatttattagcgGTAAagatcaataatttattaaaatttaaatattaaaataaaaaaatgtattaattaaatagaaaaatgtataatatttaaaattaaaaaaaaataaaaattaattactctttaaattattaatttaaattcgcTCATGGGCCGATCATAGTGGGCCTAAATTCTAAGTAAAGCCCAACATTCTTTCGCTTCTTCAGGCAGAAGCGACCCATCCGCGTCTTCTCTTACACAGTCGAGTGGCGATGAATTTTTGGTTGGAAAGAAATGGTGCAATTACATGAGCGGAAGAATCCGGCGAGCTTGCCGGAGCTGATCGGCGGTTCCGTAGTCTCTCTAACACTTGCTTTGCGAACTCAATGTATCCAGTTTCTTGTTCCTAACTTCTTCTCCGATTTGTCCGCCTTCATTCAACTACCATTTTCAGGtctctctctcaatctctctATATAGTGTTCTTCTTTGGAGCTTGATTGATGGTTGCCATTAACTGTGAGGTTATTTTAGTTCATCTTCTTCAGATGCAATTTTCCGAAGTTTAGTTTTAGAAATTGAATTCCTCTATAAACAGAAAGCCTAAGCTGAATTTTCAGATTTGGCGAAGTATGAACTTCTTGATGGAGATGGAACTAGGTTAGAGGTTTGTCTCTGCATTCTTTGCCTTGGTTGCTGACTGCTACTTGTATTATCATGCTTAGGATTGGTAAGAATCCGTTCCTTTGCATCTCCTTCAGATGCAATTTCCCAAAGCGTATTTCTGTCATTTGTAGTTCATTTGGAGGCAGTTACTTTTAGGTGACGCAGTTCATTAAGATATAGTTTTCCTAGAAATGTGATAGATCTTTTACTGCTTTTAGGTGGTGTTCTTCGTCTGGCATATAATATTGTATCTGCTTCAATATTAGAACAGATGAATGGGTAAGTTCCTGACTGCTATGGCCCTAAAGGAGTGAGTAGAACAAACACTATTTGACACAATACTATTCTAATTGATCTTTTTTTTCGATGTAGTcagtaaattttaatattaatatgttGTATAcctattagatacaaaattagaAGTTCGTGAATCCATACAAAATTTCAGAACCTATTAGACACAAAGTTGAAGGTTCATAGGTATATTTGacactttaaatttaaagatccATCAAACACTACCACACATGCTTTGTAGATTGCAAACAAACTCAGTGTAACAGAGtcgtttccacacacttataaagaatgtttcgtttctccccaatgtgggatctcacaattcatcctcCTTGTGGGCCCaccgtccttgctggcacaccgtcgggtgtttggctctaataccacgtcatataaagaatgtttcgttcccctcttcaaccaacgtAGGATCTGACACACCGTTTGACTAATAGAACTTAATAGAACTTACCTGCTTTCATaaagctttttctttcaatgttttgttcatttcaCCACATGGGTCAACCTCTGTTTCAGATTCACTGGAAGAGGAACtcagaatttcaaattttgttcattCTGAGCAGGGTAAGATTACATTGCAGAGCTTTATGACTTCAGTTATAggaatgaatatttttatataattttgtgtAACTCGGTCCTCAGGCCAAAGGTCCAGTGAAATGAGGTTCAGAAACCCATATGACAAAGGAGTTTTACAGAATGTGGAGGAGTTTATGGCGTCAAAACGATGAGAGTGGTGTTATAACGGACCACTCTCGGACAACGAATTCATACTGGTTTCTGTAATTTTCTGTGCCTCATATCTTATATATTCTTAAAGAACATATAGGAAACAAAGCATGCTCGATCATAATTCCTACTACTCATTACCAGCTAGTGTTTTTTGGTTTCTACTTACCCCTAACCACTCTATTTAGTTCCAAGCTTTGTGTCCTCAGGAAATTTGATTAGCATAGACCGAGTTTCGAACACAAAGGAGCAACTTACAATCTCACTGTCAAGGAGAATCAAGTTCATTGAAGCAACCATATAAGTCCATCTCTCTTCTTACTTGCTTATTCTCTTATGCTTTTTGTTATACTTAGAAAATGAAGgctattgtgagatccacgtcggttggagatgggaatgaagcatttcttataagggtgtggaaacctctcctttgTAGACGTGtcttaaaactgtgaggctcacggtgatacgtaatgagcctaagcggacaatatctgctagctgtgggCTTAAGCTATtacatatggtatcagagctagtcaccgggcggtgtgccagcgaagatgctggccccaagggagtggatt
The Cucurbita pepo subsp. pepo cultivar mu-cu-16 chromosome LG16, ASM280686v2, whole genome shotgun sequence genome window above contains:
- the LOC111776804 gene encoding U-box domain-containing protein 13-like — encoded protein: MEEENNGGFFRSLIDLVNDVALISDYRYAVRKQYCNLARRLKLLIPMFEEMRDMKQALPDNTVGALVSLKKAMESTKELLRLGTEGSKIYLALEREQLLNQFQELSARLEQALNEISHVDLDISDEVKEQVELVLSQFKRARGRNDAQDVELYSNLHTLYNNSKDLATDPSILKGLAEKLQLMNVDDLTQESLALHEMVSASDGDPGGRFEKMSILLKKIKDFMLTENPEIGASSKEQSHPRTGRQATAGKKDISSLHIPEDFRCPISLDLMKDPVIVSTGQTYERTFIEKWLADGHSTCPKTQQVLTSKILTPNYVLRSLIAQWCEANGIEPPQRSSSSQPSEFTNPAERSKYEALLHKLTSANIEDKRSAAGEIRLLAKRNANNRVAIAEAGAIPLLVDLLSTTDPLTQEHAVTALLNLSICDNNKRSIMSCRAAPGIVHVLKWGSMEARENAAATLFSLSVVDEYKVMIGASGAIPPLIALLNEGTQRGKKDAATALFNLCFYQGNKVKAVRGGVVSILMQLLTESRIGMVDEALAILAILASNSEGRAAIGAAESVPTLVALIGTGSPRNRENAAAVLMHICTGDQRHIVEAKELGVISLLIDLAENGTDRGKRKATQLLDQINRFTEQQKEAEVQTRLLLPPPPPPTIGNVES
- the LOC111776836 gene encoding dof zinc finger protein DOF2.4-like translates to MAHSSLPIFLDPPNWQQPPSTNDNHQDPRQLPAFLPPPPPPPPSTAAQGGGIRPGSMAYRARLAMLPQPEALKCPRCDSTNTKFCYFNNYSLSQPRHFCKACRRYWTRGGALRNVPVGGGFRKNKKKKKSNPPKSPTASQPEMGNSRPIMSRSCNIESSSTMSHFPPSFPSLHHHISRFGAAANSSAVNFAGIHMNSGREMEQWQRSQQQQPFFVAGLEPPAATATAFPQNFQTEGNNNNNSFGGNHLSQSGGLQYNCHQQLQNVTPFSRIPMKNEEQGILSNLLRQDQNGEFWGGDHQNSWTDLSALSSSSSSHLL